One Vitis vinifera cultivar Pinot Noir 40024 chromosome 8, ASM3070453v1 genomic window carries:
- the LOC109123040 gene encoding uncharacterized protein LOC109123040, with protein MPAIDPPGDETAENAPNVPAIFPSGDGDTVLNRSNVASRPQTPGTALHMLAIHHSLKWRRDFTGLRLACQLQTPAVANAVSFSATSGFLNMLACNRADNRRRGLTDEQLPLPSPAVVSAPEVNIPSRFETPTYAPPFACNIPGDGLEVSSNRFQALAFSDPPALSTVAGDNTGNFNRGSAEAPVDLAVAGDSNGGSSVSDLQTPVAANAPGDQTRDNGGNTAASIPNVAPNMPGSNDEAAGASAVMNRPPALVDMMPGLSRSFPPPPATLPPFSYFTWSDPWNRLGGWNANGDPLSIYFDYGMNEPYRMSQNNERNSNSGGGAASPSAPLNVNEENGVQVGGGAAAPSATLDVNEENGAQFGGAAAAPSATLDVNEENGAQVEGAAGGSLANMAEWPPVSDTKPPYRKHNRDRRRYP; from the coding sequence ATGCCTGCAATTGACCCACCTGGAGATGAAACTGCTGAGAATGCTCCCAATGTGCCTGCAATCTTCCCATCTGGTGATGGAGATACCGTCTTGAATAGGTCCAATGTAGCGTCTCGGCCACAAACTCCAGGGACTGCTCTCCACATGCTTGCAATCCACCACTCTCTCAAGTGGAGGAGGGATTTCACTGGGCTCCGTCTAGCATGTCAGCTGCAAACTCCGGCTGTTGCTAATGCTGTATCATTTTCTGCTACATCTGGTTTTCTCAACATGCTTGCATGCAACCGAGCTGATAACAGAAGAAGGGGTTTGACTGATGAGCAGCTGCCTTTACCATCTCCAGCAGTGGTGTCTGCCCCTGAAGTCAATATACCATCCCGGTTTGAGACTCCAACTTATGCTCCGCCATTTGCTTGCAACATACCTGGTGATGGGCTGGAGGTATCATCTAATCGGTTTCAAGCCCTAGCATTTTCTGATCCGCCAGCTCTTTCAACTGTTGCTGGTGATAACACTGGGAATTTCAATAGGGGCAGTGCAGAAGCTCCAGTGGACTTGGCTGTTGCAGGCGATTCCAATGGGGGCAGTTCAGTGTCTGACTTGCAAACTCCAGTTGCTGCTAATGCTCCTGGTGATCAAACCAGGGATAATGGGGGCAATACTGCAGCATCTATTCCTAATGTTGCTCCCAACATGCCTGGATCAAACGATGAGGCAGCTGGTGCATCAGCAGTCATGAATAGGCCACCTGCTCTTGTTGACATGATGCCAGGGCTCTCTCGCAGTTTCCCTCCCCCCCCGGCAACTCTACCGCCATTTTCCTATTTTACTTGGAGCGACCCTTGGAACAGATTAGGAGGCTGGAATGCTAATGGAGACCCTCTATCAATTTACTTCGACTACGGGATGAATGAACCATATAGAATGTCACAAAACAATGAAAGAAACAGTAATAGTGGAGGAGGTGCAGCATCCCCTTCAGCACCATTGAATGTGAACGAGGAAAATGGGGTACAGGTTGGAGGAGGTGCAGCAGCCCCATCAGCAACTTTGGATGTGAACGAGGAAAATGGGGCACAGTTTGGAGGAGCTGCAGCAGCCCCATCAGCAACTTTGGATGTGAACGAGGAAAATGGGGCACAGGTTGAAGGAGCTGCTGGAGGCTCATTGGCGAATATGGCAGAGTGGCCACCAGTATCTGATACAAAACCGCCATATAGGAAACATAACAGGGACAGGAGGAGATATCCATGA